GTACTCATTCTTTTGATGTGCATACAGTTGGAACATTTTCTCTGTGAGTCTGCCATTCATCTTCAAGATCACTTTAATACGTTAGTATATGAATTACAAACTTGCCGAATACATACTTGGTAATTACATAGAAAGATCCTTTGCATATATCACCCAAAATAATTGTCAAGATGTTTAACTATTTCATGAACGGGCTATTCATCTATCTAACTATTGAAACAGCAAAAGACCTCATCATcaataaaatgaagaaaaaggcaGCATCAGTATTCAGTTGAAGAAGAGGTGGAATATTCTTGGTAGTTGGTACCAACTTTTGTAACTCTCAATCGAGACCTTGATCACTATTTGAACTAATTGACTAAGGACTATCCACTATCCAGTACTACCTGTAAGAGGACCTCCTTGCCTCACGCATGAACATTTGGAATACACACAGAAGAAGTTTTTATAAGGAAAGGAAATGACAATTAAGACAATCCTTGATGCAAGACACACCTATTTGGAATAATTTTATTCCCTTCATTGAACTTTGTTGTTCTGAGTTCTCTGTGTACTTCATAATGGTTGTATTACTTTCTACTTATGCTTTAGGTGAATTAAGGACCACATTAAGTAAGCACAAAGGACCAATATTTTCTCTGAAGTGGAACAAGAAGGGTGATTATCTTCTCACTGGAAGCTGTGACAAAACTGCTATTGTTTGGGATGTGAAGGCGGAGGAATGGAAGCAACAGTTTGAATTTCATTCAGGTTGCATAAAATACATTGAATGttattgaaggaaaaagaaattttgCAAAAGTTTGCCATAATGCTGGTTTTTACGTTTAGGTCCAACACTTGATGTTGATTGGCGCAACAATGTATCATTTGCAACAAGTTCCACTGACAATATGATATATGTCTGCAAGATTGGAGAGACTCGTCCTATTAAAACATTTGCAGGACATCAGGtatctttttcctcccattCCTCTTATGTTTGGTATAGCTAGTTGTTTATCTACTTGAATTGTGAGTTGTGAATCTGATTGACTTTGATCTAAATTCATTTTCAAGGTCAgtgtaattttctaattttgtttcAAGTAACATGTTCTTTGGCTAATTTTGTTTTGCAACTTTTCACTTTTTAGGGTGAAGTGAACTGTGTCAAATGGGATCCCACAGGATCATTGTTGGCTTCCTGTTCTGATGATATCACAGCGAAGGCAtgtattttctccaatttttggcTCATTTTCCACTGATTTTTGGGTTGCATTTTAGCTTGTctttagttttgattttgaaataagAACTAAGGCAATAAAATGATGTGCTTTACACATGCCCCATTCATTTGTTACATTACGTGCTTCTTGGATCTTGTGTCTTGGCATTTTTTCCCCAATTGTGTTCACCAGAAAGTTTGATGCAGATATGGAGTATGAAGCAGGACAAGTATGTTTATGATCTGAGGGAACATTCCAAGGTACCAGTGGTCCAAGTTCATATGCTTTAATCTGTACTTCTCAGGGGTATACATGGGTTGGGGTAGGTCGTAtttttggaccaacccaaaaattcaaGTTGGTCAAGTTGGCAACCCAAATGACCCAAGCATGGtccccaacccaacccaaccctcaAAATTtgtgttgggttgggttatcgagttaattattattatttttattcttaatttaaaatacttaaatttatctattacaaactttaTACATCAGTCAGCATCTTTTCTCCAGGAAATATACACTATAAGATGGAGTCCAACTGGACCGGGTACAAACAATCCGAACCAGCAGTTGGTGTTGGCTAGGTGATTAGCTATGTTGATGGTCTCTCTTTTTTTACCTATGATAATCTGTTCACACGACTGACCTCATGGTTTGCTTGTGTTATAGTGCATCATTTGATTCAACAGTGAAGCTGTGGGATGTTGAACTCGGGAAACTTATCTGCAGTTTAAACGGACATAGGTACCATACTTTATTGCCAAATATGTTCAAGATTCTTATAGCATTGAAGTGTATATTAGTTTACCTATTCTTCAGAAATTCTGGACTTGTCTACTAAATTCTGTTGGTTGAATCACCAGGGAACCTGTTTATTCTGTTGCATTCAGCCCAAATGGCGAGTACTTGGCCAGCGGATCTCTTGATAAATCAATGCACGTATGGTCACTTAAGGAAGGCAAGATCGTTAAAACATATACCGGTAATGGGGGTATATTTGAAGTTTGCTGGAACAAGGAAGGTGATAAAATCGCTGCCTGTTTTGCCAACAACACTGTTTGTGTCTTAGATTTCAGAATGTGAGATTTTGATAAGTTCCAATAGAATTAGcttcatatttttctttcttttcaatgGGGAAGAGAACTTATATCCTATGGAGGGGAATGTTCTCCAACCTAGACCTTAGACTCAACTCTTTCATAACAATTTGTCACGTTGTGTGTAATTGTCACTCCATTGATAATGGTCCCTGTTTCAACAATGTTTCAACGACTTGTGTACAGCATTTGTAACTGTGGTTAGCAATTCTTATTAGCTGATTGTTGTATTGCAGCAGTATGTTTGTTTGGATTGTTTCATTGACTTGTGTACAACATTTATAACTGTGGTTGGCAATTCTTAGCTGATTTGTTGTTTTGCAAGTCTGTTAGGAATTAAGCAATAGTATATCTGTTAGGATTTGCTTCATTGGTCTCCCTCAGTCCCTCCATATTTACGAATGAAATCTGCTCTTGAATCATATTTGTTGAATCTCACATCGTAGAGTTTTGCTCCAGGTAGAATTGAATTTGTTCCTTTGTCCATATCTAAAACTAGTGACCATTTAATCTGGATTCAAATTTCAGATGAAAACATTTCACGttgtaaacaacttttataGCGAATAATTCGTCACAGAATCCTGATGGATGCACACTTCACAAATGATCTCACCAATAATCTCCACAAGAACATAATCCATCTTCAAAGTGATGGAAACGATTCCGGTCCCTCATTACAATTTTACGTTTAGTGATTTCTGATATCAACTTCATTACGGCATGACAATCTAAACAAACTCGGAGGTTCTTCACAATCTTGATGGTGGTGCCTGGTTGAGTACTGATGAGCCCGAAGGCAATAGCAAGCTTCTCACTGTGAACTTCGAGCGATTGCTCCTTCTGTTCCTCCCTGAGATCATGTAAAACGACATCGGTCTGTGGTGTGTATCTTCGAGCTTTGAGCCAGCCATTTATCTCATTCAACATCATATATATTTCTTTGCTTTTGGGATGTTTCCTCTCACCAGCAACGAACTCATGCACCTTATTGTTAACTTCAATAGAGCTGCAACCAGGTTCCTTTTCAATGCCATGTTCTTTCATCAACGTCCTCATCTTTGCAACCCCTTCCCAATTGCCTGTTGCAGCATATGTATTGGAAAGAAGAACATACGTCCCTGAATTTGCAAGCCTCTGGTCAACAAGAAACTCAGCAATTTCCTCTCCCAGTTTGATGTTACCATGGAGTCTACAAGACCCAAGTAACGTTCCCCACAAAACCGGGTCAGCTGCGATCGTCATATTCTTCACAAGTTCATATGCTTCTTCTAGATGTCCTGCACGTCCTAGAAGATTAACCATGCATCCATAATGCTCAACCTTCGGTTCAATTCCGTATTTATCTCTCATCAATCTGAAGAAACTCCTTCCCTCCTCCACCAATCCGCCATGGCTGCAGGCACTCAAAATGCCAATGAAAGTGATATCAGTTGGCCGGTATCCGGTCTCAGTCATTTCCTCGAACAACTGCAATGCATGTTGGCTAAATCCATGTAAGGCATACCCAACAATCATCGAATTCCAGGCGACTACATCTTTATCCCGAATCCCATCAAATATCAAACGTGCATCTTCCAAGCTACCACATTTGCTATACATATCAACAAGTGCGGTGCCCACATGAACATTTATCTGAATGCCCTCATTCTCAATATACGAATGAACCCACCTTCCAGATTCGAGGGCTCCAAGTTGCCCACATGCTGAAAGCACAGCCAGGACAGTTACTTCATTGGGAATAGCTTTCGCCACCAACATTCGCCTGAAAAGCTTCAACGATTCATTGGGAAGACCATTCTGCGCGTATCCACCAATCATCACATTCCAACAAACCACATCTCTCTCTTTCATTCCATCGAACAAAGCCCGTGCCTC
The nucleotide sequence above comes from Benincasa hispida cultivar B227 chromosome 3, ASM972705v1, whole genome shotgun sequence. Encoded proteins:
- the LOC120073769 gene encoding pentatricopeptide repeat-containing protein ELI1, chloroplastic, with the translated sequence MPSSSFLTASPPPPPPIFTTNRSSVLPSSSSTARTSDPFQQVERFALLIDKSKSIPRLLQIHASLLRHRLYHNPILNFKLQRSYAALGRLDYSVAVFNTSDEPNVFSFSAIIHSHVQCRLFDQALGYYSQMLTRGVEPNVFTFSSVLKSCSLEPGKVLHCQAIKLGFDSDLYVRTGLVDVYARGGDVVCARQLFDKMPERSLVSLTAMLTCYAKLGELDEARALFDGMKERDVVCWNVMIGGYAQNGLPNESLKLFRRMLVAKAIPNEVTVLAVLSACGQLGALESGRWVHSYIENEGIQINVHVGTALVDMYSKCGSLEDARLIFDGIRDKDVVAWNSMIVGYALHGFSQHALQLFEEMTETGYRPTDITFIGILSACSHGGLVEEGRSFFRLMRDKYGIEPKVEHYGCMVNLLGRAGHLEEAYELVKNMTIAADPVLWGTLLGSCRLHGNIKLGEEIAEFLVDQRLANSGTYVLLSNTYAATGNWEGVAKMRTLMKEHGIEKEPGCSSIEVNNKVHEFVAGERKHPKSKEIYMMLNEINGWLKARRYTPQTDVVLHDLREEQKEQSLEVHSEKLAIAFGLISTQPGTTIKIVKNLRVCLDCHAVMKLISEITKRKIVMRDRNRFHHFEDGLCSCGDYW